The genomic window GTCTTCTCACCGGAGCGGCAGACCTCACCCGCCGCGATCGCTTCCGCGATGGCCGTGCTGCTGCTGCCGTACTCCCTCGTCGGCCCCTTCGCCGGTGTCCTGCTCGACCGGTGGCAGCGCCGCCAGATCTTCCTGTACGGCAATCTGCTGCGTGCCGGCCTTGCCGCCGGCACAGCGGTACTGATCCTCTCCGGCGTCCCCGACTGGCTCTTCTACGCCTCCGCGCTCTCCGTCACAGCTGTCAACCGGTTCATCCTGGCCGGACTGTCCGCCGCCTTGCCCCGCGTGGTGGATGAAGAGCGGCTCGTCGTGGCCAACTCCCTCTCACCGACAGCGGGAACCCTCGCGGCGACTGCCGGCGGCGGGCTCGCTTTCGCTGTTCGACTTCTCGCTGCCGATTCCGACGCCACGGTCGTGGCCCTGGGCGCCGCGCTCTATCTCTGCGCCGCGTTCGCCTCCCTGCGCTTGGGACGCGAGTTGCTCGGCCCCGATCCCGAGCAGCTTCAGCCCCGCCTTGCCGCCGCGGTGGCCTCAACGGCGCGCGGCCTCATCAGCGGCTTGCGCCATCTGTCAGAACGCAGAACGGCGGCACGGGCTCTCGTGGCGATGTCGGCGCTGCGCTTCTGTTACGGCCTGCTGACCGTCATGGTTCTGATGCTCTGCCGGTACGCCTGGTCAAGCACAGAGTCGGAGGGTCTCGCTCTGCTCGGTCTGGCCTTGGCGATTTCAGGTGCGGGCTTCTTCGCCGCTGCCGTCATTACGCCGTGGGCGGTCGACCGGCTCGGAGCGTACGGCTGGGTGGCGACGTGCGCGGGAGTAGCGGCCGTACTCGAACCGGCCCTGGCGCTACCGTTCGCTCCTGTCCCGATACTCATCGCCGCATTCACTCTCGGACTCATCACCCAGGGGGCGAAGATCGCCACCGACACCATCGTCCAGACATCTGTCGATGATGCCTTCCGCGGTCGGGTGTTCTCGCTCTACGACGTGATGTTCAATGTGGCCTTTGTCGCCGCCGCAGGCGTGGCCGCGCTGATGCTGCCACCGGACGGCAGGTCCGTCCCGCTCGTCCTCTCAGTGGCCGTGATCTACGGCCTCGTGGCTGCAGCCATGGCCCGTTGGCGAGAGGGGCGATGTTTCACGTGAAACATCGCCCCTCTCGCCAACACATCCAGCCCTCCGCGCACCGCCATGTTTCACGTGAAACATGGCTCGCTGCGGAACAGGGTCGGGCTCGCCTCAGCCTTGCGTCGCCCACCACTCCTTGAGCGCGGCCACTGCGGCCTCATGCTCCATGGGCCCGTTCTCCAGACGCAGCTCCAGCAGCGCGTTGTACGCCTGGCCAATCACGGGGCCAGGACCGACACCGAGGATCTCCATGATCTGGTTACCGTCAAGGTCCGGGCGGATCGAGTCGAGCTCCTCCTGCTCCTTGAGCTGAGTGATGCGCTCTTCCAGCCCGTCATAGGCGCGCGACAGCGCGGCCGCCTTCCGCTTGTTCCGCGTGGTGCAGTCCGAGCGGGTCAGCTTGTGCAGACGGTCGAGCATCGGGCCGGCGTCACGTACGTACCGTCGCACCGCCGAATCGGTCCACTCGCCGGTGCCGTATCCATGGAAGCGCAGATGGAGCTCCACCAGCCGCGAGATGTCCTTGACCATGTCATTGGAGTACTTGAGCGCCGTCAACCGCTTCTTGGTCATCTTGGCGCCCACCACTTCGTGGTGATGGAAGGAGACACGGCCGTCTGTCTCGAAGCGACGCGTTCTGGGCTTACCGATGTCGTGGAGCAGCGCGGCGAGGCGCAACACGAGGTCCGGTCCGCCTTCCTCCAGGTCGACGGCCTGCTCCAGCACGGTCAGTGAGTGCTCGTACACATCCTTGTGACGGTGGTGCTCGTCGCTCTCCAGTCGCAGAGCCGGCAGTTCGGGGAGGAAGTGCTCAGCAAGACCGGTGTCCACCAGAAGCGACAGACCCTTCCTCGGGTGCGGAGAAAGGATCAGCTTGTTGAACTCATCACGAACCCGCTCGGCGGAGACGATCTCGATACGTTCCGCCATCCCCCTCATTGCCGCCACGACCTCGGGTGCCACCTCGAAGTCCAGCTGGGCCGCGAATCGTGCCGCGCGCAGCATCCGCAGCGGATCGTCCGAGAAGGAGTCCTCAGGGGCGCCTGGGGTGCGCAGCACGCACGCCGCCAGATCCTCAAGGCCGCCATGAGGGTCGATGAATTCCTTCTCCGGGAGCGCGACAGCCATCGCGTTCACGGTGAAGTCACGCCGGACGAGGTCTTCCTCGATCGAGTCACCGTAGGAGACCTCAGGCTTGCGGGAGGTCCGGTCGTACGCCTCGGAGCGATACGTCGTGATCTCGATGTCGAAGCGCTGAACGGCGTCGCCGACGCGGGCGACCTTCTGAGACCCGACCGTGCCGAACGCGATCCCTACCTCCCACACCGAGTCCGCCCACGGCCGGACGATCTTCAGAACGTCCTCAGGGCGGGCGTCGGTCGTAAAATCGAGGTCATTGCCGAGCCGACCGAGCAGCGCGTCCCGGACCGAGCCGCCCACCAGGGCAAGACTGAACCCGGCCTGCTGGAAGCGGCGGGCGAGGTCATCGGCGACAGGGGACACCCGCAGCAGTTCGCTGACCGCGCGGAGCTGCACCTGACTCAGTGCAGTGGGGTTGTCTTCGTTGGCGTTCGGCACAACAGAAAAGGGTACGTGCCCGCGCGAATGCGAGCTTCCCTGTTTCGCGTGCACCCGCCGTTCTTCCGATCATGTGGAGCAGTCCCGAGCACGTCACCACCGCGCACCTCGTTACCATGCGTGGACGTACCTAGCGACACCCACCAACGGCAACAGACGACAAGGGACGGACGAGCGCGTGGCCGAGGCGGCAGAATTCCAGGGGATGGGTCCCTCGCCTGCCCGCCAGTGGATGCGGCGCACAGCCGCCTTCCTCGCGGGCGCACCCCTACTCGCCGGCCTGCTGTATGTGCAGGCGGCCTCACCGGCGCACGCCGCGGCGGACCAGACGGGCTCCCGCACCGTCGATGTGTCTCTCGACTCACTTTTGCCCAGTGCCCCTGTGAAAGACGACACGCTCACCATCACAGGGACCGTGACCAACCAGGGCAAGGAAGCGATCACCGGCGCCCAGGTCGATCTTCGGGTGGGGCCGCGTATGTCCGGGCGGCCGGAGATCGACGAGGCGTCCGAGCGCACCGGCTACTCGTCGAGCCACGACGCCAGGAAGCTCGGCGGCCCGTACAAGGTCGCCTTCCCCGAGCTGGCGGCCGGGAACAGCAAGAACTTCTCGCTGGCCGTCCCGGTGAACAAGCTCGAACTCGACGGGGCAGGCGTGTACCAGCTCGGGGTGTCCCTCTCCGGGGAGACCAAAAGCGAGCCGTACGACCATGTGCTCGGCATCGAGAGGACCTTCCTGCCCTGGCAGCCGGAGGCCGCGGAGAAGAAGACCCGGCTCACCTACCTCTGGCCGCTGATCTCCTCGACCCACCTGTCCGCAGAGACCGGCTCGGACGAACAGCAGACGCCGATCTTCGAGAACGATGGCCTGGCTGCGGAGCTCGCCCCGGGCGGCAGGCTCGAAGAGCTCGTTTCGCTCGGTAGCGAGCTTCCCGTGACCTGGGTCATCGACCCGGATCTGCTGGCCACGGTCGATGCGATGACCCGGAACTACCGGATCAAGAACGGGACCGACAACCCGGTCCCGGGCCGTAGCCAGGCCGTCGCCAAGAAATGGCTGAGCTCGCTCGAGAAGGCGGTGCAGGGGAGCAAGGTCGTGGCGCTGCCGTACGGCGACCCGGATCTTGCCTCACTCGCACACCGTGGCAAGGACGTCTCCGGCTCGCTCAGCCAGCTCCAGCCCGCCACCGCGGTCGCCGAGACGACCGTCGAGACGATCCTCCATGTGAAGCCGTCCGTCGACTTCGCCTGGCCGGTCGAGGGTGCCATCGACCCGTCGATCGTGAACGTGGCGACCTCGGCGGGAGCCCACAAGATCATCGCTCGCAGCGACAGCCTCCGGGAGACGGGTGCGGTGTCCTACACCCCGTCCGCGGCACGGCCCATCGGCGGCGGCACGACGGCCGTCGTCGCGGACAGCCGGCTGTCGACCGCCTTCTACGGGGACATGACGAGGGCGGGGAACTCGACACTCGCGGTGCAGAAGTTCCTCGCGCAGACGCTGGCACTCACCCTGCAGGCACCGGACCAGCAGCGGAACATCGTGGTCGCGCCGCAGCGGATGCCGACGGCCTCCCAGGCACAGACCATGGCGCTCGCCTTGGAGGGCCTTGCCGCGCAGCGCTGGACGCAGCCGCTCGACCTCATCGCCGCCGCAGCCGCCAAGCCGGATCCCGACGCCACCACCGACGTTCCCTCCGCCTCCCGGTACCCGGCGAGCCTCCGAGCACGGGAGCTGCCGGTACAGACGTTCCGGGACATCAAGTCCACCCAGGAGTCCCTCGACAACTTCAAGGTCATCCTCACCTCGCCGGACCGGGTGGTGACCCCGTTCGGTAATGCGATCAGCCGGGAGATGTCCACCTCCTGGCGTGGCAAGGCGAGGCCCGCGGCCGAGTACCGCAGGGGCGTGCAGGGCTTTCTCGACGTCCTCGCCACCGAGGTGCAACTGATCCAGAAGTCCGATGTCACACTGTCCGGCCGCAGCGCGACGATCCCCGTGACCGTGCAGAACAAGCTGGTGCAAGGGGTCGACAACCTCGTTCTCCGGCTGGAGTCGGCGAACGCCACGCGCCTCAAGCTCGACGACGGCAGTTTCGTCGCCGAGCAGCAGATCAAGATCGAGGGCGGGCACAGCCAGTCGGTGAAGTTCGCGGCCGCTGCCAACGCCAATGGCCCGGTCCAGGTGACGGCGCGGCTCTACACCGAGGACGGCAGGCCCTACGGCGACGAGATGACCTTCACAGTCAAGGTCTCCGAGATCACCCCGACCGTGATGCTCGTGATCGCCGGTGGCGTGCTTCTGCTCGTCCTGGCAGGCGTCAGGATGTACACCCAGCGCAAGCGCGCCGCTGCCCGTGAGCCGTCCGTTGTTGCGGACGAGGACGACGCCTCTGAGCAGGACGGCGTCGGCCCCGAGCAGCCGAGTGACCCGACGCCGGACACCGGACCCGAAAGCGCGGACCCGTCGGGCGCGGGTGAGAAAGTGGACCGTTGAGCTATGTCAGGTCAGCCATGCCATGGCCGGTCGGCCGGGGACGATGAGGTGGGGTAACCATGAACGCGCCGTACGACGGTGACCGCGGGCAGGGAGCGGGCAGCACCGCGCCCTCCCCGGGGCCTCAGTACCCCCCGCCCGGTCCACAGCGGGCGGAGTCGTCGGCTGCGGGCCAGGGGCCATCGTCGCCGCCCGAGCAGGCCACGGATCCGTACGTCCACGAGGCGTACACGCACGACCCCTACCGAGCCCAGGACCTCTCCGCTCAGGACCCCGTGTCCGAGGCGCTCTACGACCGTGCCTCCCATCCGCCACCGCCGCCCGGTGCCTACCAGCAGCCGGCCTCCGTCTATCAGCAGCCGCCCGCCCAGCAGCACGCCCCGGACCCGCGGATCTGGGCCCAGACCCCGCCTCCCGAGCCGGACGGCCCGTCGCGTCATCTGCCCTACGGGGATGATGCCGGCACCGTCCAGTTCACCGGTGTCGACGAACTGGTGACCAGAGCGGGCGAGGAAGGGCCGGCGCCGAACGCGTTCGCCCACCTCTACCGGGACCAGCAGGGCTCCGGCCAGCCGCCGGCACCCGCCGAGGTGGTGGAGCCGGCCCCGGCGCCTGCTCCCAAGAAGCCCGGCGGCCGGGCCTCGGGACTACTCAAGTCGAGCGCGGTGATGGCCGCTGGCACGCTTGTGTCCAGGCTCACCGGGTTCCTCCGGAGCCTGGTGATCACCGGAGCCCTGGGCGCCGCCCTGCTCGGTGACACCTACACCGTCGCCATCACGCTTCCGACGATGATCTACATCCTCACCGTGGGCGGCGGTCTCAACTCGGTCTTCGTGCCCCAGCTCGTCCGTGCCATGAAGAACGACGATGACGGCGGAGAGGCTTACGCCAACCGACTCCTGACGCTCGTGATGGTGGCGCTCGGGATGATCGTCGCGATCGCCGTCTTCGCGGCGCCCCTGCTGATCAGGCTCATGTCGGCCACAATCGCCGACAACCCGCCGGCGAACAGTGTGGCCGTCACCTTCGCGCGCTACTGCCTGCCCACGATCTTCTTCATGGGTGTGCACGTGGTGATGGGTCAGATCCTCAACGCCCGCGGGAAGTTCGGCGCGATGATGTGGACTCCGGTCCTCAACAACGTCGTCATGATCTTCACCTTCGGCCTCTTCATCTGGGTCTACGGCACCTCCGCCGAGACCCAGATGAACGTGCAGACGATCCCGCCGGAGGGCGTGCGGCTGCTTGGCGTCGGCACGCTGCTCGGCCTGGTCGTCCAGGCCCTCGCGATGATCCCCTACCTCCGCGAGACGGGCTTCCGCTTCCGCCCCCGCTTCGACTGGAAGGGGCAGGGGCTGGGCAAGACGGTGAAGCTGGCCAAGTGGACCGTCCTCTTCGTCCTCGCCAACCAGGCCGGCGTTCTCGTGGTCACCCAGCTCGCCACCGCTGCCGGTGAGGCGTCCGGCAAGGACGGGGCGGGCTTCCTCGCCTACACCAACGCGCAGCTGATCTGGGGCATGCCGCAGGCGATCATCACCGTCTCGGTCATGGCGGCGCTGCTGCCACGGATCTCCCGAGCCGCTCACGACGACGACCCTGGTGCCGTGCGGGACGACATCTCGCAAGGGCTGCGCAACTCGGCGGTTGCAATCGTCCCGGTCGCCTTCGCCTTCCTCGCGCTGGGCGTGCCGATGTGCACGCTGCTCTACGCCTCCAGCGGCGTTCAGGCCGCCCAGTCCATGGGCTTCATCCTCATGGCGTTCGGCCTCGGCCTGATCCCCTACTCGGTGCAGTACGTCGTCCTGCGCGGCTTCTACGCCTACGAGGACACCCGCACGCCCTTCTACAACACGGTCATCGTGGCCGCTGTGAACGCGGCTGCCTCGGCCGCCTGTTACCTCCTGCTCCCCGCCCGGTGGGCCGTGGTCGGCATGGCCGCCTCGTACGGCCTCGCATACGCGGTCGGGGTCGGCGTCGCCTGGCGGCGTCTGCGCAACAAGCTCGGCGGAGACCTCGACGGATCCCATGTTCTGCGCACCTACGCCCGGCTCTGCCTGGCGTCGGTCCCCGCCGCTCTCGCGGCCGGCGCGGTGGGCTTCCTCCTGCTGAAGTTGCTGGGCGAGGGCGCCTTCGGATCGCTCGTGGCACTCGTCTTCGGCGGAGTCGTCCTGCTCGGCGTCTTCTTCGTCGCGGCGAAGCGCATGAGGATCGAGGAGCTCAACGCCATGGTCGGCATGGTGCGCGGCCGTCTCGGGCGCTAGAGCCACCGGTTCGCGCACAACCATCGTCCGCCACTGTGTGTCGTGCATAGCGCCGGACTGTGGGCACAATTGGCATGGCTGTTGGATATGGCGCAACGGATGGGGAGGCAGGGAACGACGGTGGCGGAACGTAGCACGGCTGCCGTCGACGTGGCCGACAACAGCGGTGACGACCCGCTGGCCGCCAAGGCGGAGAAGGCCACGACCGACGGGGTGGCGGAAGCCGAAGACACGGCGGAGCAGAGCGCCGACAACAAGGGCAGCGAGAGCAAGAGCGCCGAGCAGCCCACCATTACGACGCCCGAACTGCACAGCGGCCACAAACTCGCGAGACGCTACCGTCTCGAGGAGTGCGTCACCCGTCTGGACGGATTCAGTAGCTGGCGTGCGGTCGACGAGAAACTCCGCCGCGCTGTCGGAGTGCACATCCTCCCGGCCGACCATCCACGAGCCCGGTCGGTACTCGCCGCAGCCCGCTCCTCGGCGCTCCTCGGCGACCCCCGTTTCGTGCAGGTGCTGGACGCCGTCGAGGAGAACGACCTCGTCTACGTCGTCCATGAGTGGCTGCCCGACGCCACGGAGCTCACCGCTCTCCTGGCCGCCGGGCCGATGGAGGCTCACGACGCGTACCAACTGGTCAGCCAGCTCTCCCAGGCGATGGCCGCAGCTCACCGCGAGGGGCTGGCCCATCTGCGCCTGACCCCCAACGCGGTCCTGCGCAGCTCGACGGGCCAGTACCGGATCCGCGGACTCGCCGTGAACGCCGCACTGCGCGGAATCAGCGCCGACCGCCCACAGCGAACCGACACCGAGGCCATCGGCGCCCTGCTCTATGCCGCGCTCACTCAGCGCTGGCCGTACGAGAGCAACGCCTACGGCCTCACGGGGCTTCCGAAGGGCATCGGCCTCATCGCCCCCGACCAGGTGCGGGCCGGGGTCCATAGAGGGCTGTCGGAGCTCGCCATGCGCGCCCTGGTCAACGACGGAGCCACGGCGTCCCGCCAGGAGCCGCCGTGCACCACTCCGGACGAGCTCGCAAAGGCGGTCGGGGAGCTGCCTCGTATCCGCCCCCCGGAGCCCGCTTTCACCCCTCCGCCGGAGTACCAGCGCACGACCTACCAGCAGGGCACCTACGGGCGCCCTGCGGCCCATGCAGGGCCTGCCACGCCCCAGCCCGTCGTGGCTCCACCCGCCCCTCTGGAGAGCCGCACGGGCAAGGCCCTCAAGTGGGCCGTGTCCGCTCTGCTCATCGCCGCGCTCGGACTGGGCAGCTGGCAGATCGCCGACAGGCTCCTCGACCGCGACGCGGCCAACCCGGATCCCGGAAACACCCAGACCACGGACGAAGATCAGAACGACAAGCCCAAGGCACCGTTGCCGCTGGCCATCCAGGACGCCGAGGAATACGCCCCGGACGGCAAGCCGCAGAACGCGGCGGACGTCGGCAACACATACGACGACGACAGCTCCTCCTACTGGCGCACCAAGTACTACCTCGACGGCCCGGACCTGGTTCCGTCGATCAAGCAGGGCGTCGGCATCGTCTACGACCTCGGTGCCGCGAAGGAGATCTCCGCGGCTTCGATAGCGCTGCGCTACGGCGGACCGCACACCAAGGTCTCCCTGTATGCCGTGGATTCCCTGTCGCCGTCCGGTCCTGTCGAATCCATGAAGAAGATCGCAACGACCCAGACGAACGACAGCTCGGCGAAACTGACCATGAAGGAGCCGGTGAACAGCCGCTATGTGCTCCTGTGGATGACCGCGATGCCCTACTCGCCGCAGGACGGCGTCAGCGGCGCGGGCTACAAGCAGGCCATCACGGACGTGAAGTTCTCCGGCTGACATCAGCGAGACGTGGGAGGGGGCTCACCGTTGGACAACGCCACACTCGGCGACGCCGGCGACCAGGAACTCCTGGAACGGCATGTCGCCGGTGACCCGGACGCCTTCGGTGAGCTCGTACGGCGCCACCGCGATCGGTTGTGGGCCGTCGCCCTGCGTACGCTCGGCGACCGTGAGGAGGCGGCAGACGCCGTCCAGGACGCACTTGTCTCGGCCTTCAGGGCCGCCCACACATTCCGCGGACAGTCCGCGGTGACGACGTGGCTCCATCGCATCACCGTCAACGCTTGTCTGGACCGGGCCCGCAAGGCTGCGTCCCGCAGGACGTCTCCCGTCGATGACACCGAGCGGCTGGAGCAGCTACTCGAACCTCATGAATCCGCCGAGGCGCCGGCAGAGCGCCAGGATCTGCACCGCGAGCTGCTTGCCGCCCTGGCCAGACTTCCTGCCGATCAGCGGGCCGCACTGGTACTGGTCGACATGCAGGGCTACCCCGTGGCGGAGGCCGCTCGTGTGCTGGACGTACCCACCGGAACGGTGAAGAGCCGCTGTGCACGCGGACGGGCACGGCTGCTCCCCATGCTCACTCATTTGCGCAGTGACACCCGGGGTAACAGCGACCTCGGCGAGGGAAGGAACCGGACGCCAGGGGCATCCGTCCCACCGGCATCGGAAGCAAGGGATGCAGGGCCGAACGACCCTGCTGCTGTGAAGGGCGGAGGTGGGCGCACGTGACCTCCACGACCGGCACGGCTCAGCACCCGGATGTCTCCGAGATCTCCGATCTCACCGAAGGTCTCCTTTCACCCACCCGCCAGGCGGCAGTCAGAGCACATCTGGAGGAGTGTCCCCTCTGCGCCGAGGTACGTACCTCCCTGGAGGAGATCCGCGGCCTTCTGGGCACGCTTCCGGGGCCTCCCCGCATGCCGGCCGACATCGCCGGACGCATCGACGCCGCCTTGGCCGCCGAGGCGCTGCTGAATGCGACGGCACCGCACGACGAGCCCGAGCATGTTTCACGTGAAACATCGCCCGCGGAGCCTGCCGAGAGCGGCCACCTCGATCGCCCCGCAGGCCATCCTCGTGCGGCTACCGGTCCTGGCCGGGGGTATGCAACCCGGCGTCGGCGCCGTACCGCTCTCCTCGGAGCCGCCTTCGGTGTTGCTGCCCTGGGAGTGAGCGTGGTGCTCCTTCAGTCCGCCGACACGGACGGGGGCGCAGCGATGAAGGCCGAGAGTGGCGTCAGCGCTGCCGACACATCCGCCGACTTCTCCGAAGAAACACTCCAGGCTCGTGTCCATACCCTGCTGGCCGCCGATGCGACCTCCAAGGACGACCCGCCGGACGTCATGAAATCGGAGCCCCGCGAGGAGACCGGGTCCTCGGCCGACACCAAGGAAGGCCCCGCCTCTCCCATGCGGACAGCGTCCGCCACCGTTCCGCCCTGTATCCAGAAAGGCACCGGCCGTACAGATCCGGC from Streptomyces sp. FIT100 includes these protein-coding regions:
- a CDS encoding MFS transporter, with amino-acid sequence MPVVRDLRVLLRLTNFRRLLAVRLLSQSADGVYQVALAAYVVFSPERQTSPAAIASAMAVLLLPYSLVGPFAGVLLDRWQRRQIFLYGNLLRAGLAAGTAVLILSGVPDWLFYASALSVTAVNRFILAGLSAALPRVVDEERLVVANSLSPTAGTLAATAGGGLAFAVRLLAADSDATVVALGAALYLCAAFASLRLGRELLGPDPEQLQPRLAAAVASTARGLISGLRHLSERRTAARALVAMSALRFCYGLLTVMVLMLCRYAWSSTESEGLALLGLALAISGAGFFAAAVITPWAVDRLGAYGWVATCAGVAAVLEPALALPFAPVPILIAAFTLGLITQGAKIATDTIVQTSVDDAFRGRVFSLYDVMFNVAFVAAAGVAALMLPPDGRSVPLVLSVAVIYGLVAAAMARWREGRCFT
- a CDS encoding CCA tRNA nucleotidyltransferase, with product MPNANEDNPTALSQVQLRAVSELLRVSPVADDLARRFQQAGFSLALVGGSVRDALLGRLGNDLDFTTDARPEDVLKIVRPWADSVWEVGIAFGTVGSQKVARVGDAVQRFDIEITTYRSEAYDRTSRKPEVSYGDSIEEDLVRRDFTVNAMAVALPEKEFIDPHGGLEDLAACVLRTPGAPEDSFSDDPLRMLRAARFAAQLDFEVAPEVVAAMRGMAERIEIVSAERVRDEFNKLILSPHPRKGLSLLVDTGLAEHFLPELPALRLESDEHHRHKDVYEHSLTVLEQAVDLEEGGPDLVLRLAALLHDIGKPRTRRFETDGRVSFHHHEVVGAKMTKKRLTALKYSNDMVKDISRLVELHLRFHGYGTGEWTDSAVRRYVRDAGPMLDRLHKLTRSDCTTRNKRKAAALSRAYDGLEERITQLKEQEELDSIRPDLDGNQIMEILGVGPGPVIGQAYNALLELRLENGPMEHEAAVAALKEWWATQG
- a CDS encoding DUF6049 family protein — protein: MAEAAEFQGMGPSPARQWMRRTAAFLAGAPLLAGLLYVQAASPAHAAADQTGSRTVDVSLDSLLPSAPVKDDTLTITGTVTNQGKEAITGAQVDLRVGPRMSGRPEIDEASERTGYSSSHDARKLGGPYKVAFPELAAGNSKNFSLAVPVNKLELDGAGVYQLGVSLSGETKSEPYDHVLGIERTFLPWQPEAAEKKTRLTYLWPLISSTHLSAETGSDEQQTPIFENDGLAAELAPGGRLEELVSLGSELPVTWVIDPDLLATVDAMTRNYRIKNGTDNPVPGRSQAVAKKWLSSLEKAVQGSKVVALPYGDPDLASLAHRGKDVSGSLSQLQPATAVAETTVETILHVKPSVDFAWPVEGAIDPSIVNVATSAGAHKIIARSDSLRETGAVSYTPSAARPIGGGTTAVVADSRLSTAFYGDMTRAGNSTLAVQKFLAQTLALTLQAPDQQRNIVVAPQRMPTASQAQTMALALEGLAAQRWTQPLDLIAAAAAKPDPDATTDVPSASRYPASLRARELPVQTFRDIKSTQESLDNFKVILTSPDRVVTPFGNAISREMSTSWRGKARPAAEYRRGVQGFLDVLATEVQLIQKSDVTLSGRSATIPVTVQNKLVQGVDNLVLRLESANATRLKLDDGSFVAEQQIKIEGGHSQSVKFAAAANANGPVQVTARLYTEDGRPYGDEMTFTVKVSEITPTVMLVIAGGVLLLVLAGVRMYTQRKRAAAREPSVVADEDDASEQDGVGPEQPSDPTPDTGPESADPSGAGEKVDR
- the murJ gene encoding murein biosynthesis integral membrane protein MurJ, yielding MNAPYDGDRGQGAGSTAPSPGPQYPPPGPQRAESSAAGQGPSSPPEQATDPYVHEAYTHDPYRAQDLSAQDPVSEALYDRASHPPPPPGAYQQPASVYQQPPAQQHAPDPRIWAQTPPPEPDGPSRHLPYGDDAGTVQFTGVDELVTRAGEEGPAPNAFAHLYRDQQGSGQPPAPAEVVEPAPAPAPKKPGGRASGLLKSSAVMAAGTLVSRLTGFLRSLVITGALGAALLGDTYTVAITLPTMIYILTVGGGLNSVFVPQLVRAMKNDDDGGEAYANRLLTLVMVALGMIVAIAVFAAPLLIRLMSATIADNPPANSVAVTFARYCLPTIFFMGVHVVMGQILNARGKFGAMMWTPVLNNVVMIFTFGLFIWVYGTSAETQMNVQTIPPEGVRLLGVGTLLGLVVQALAMIPYLRETGFRFRPRFDWKGQGLGKTVKLAKWTVLFVLANQAGVLVVTQLATAAGEASGKDGAGFLAYTNAQLIWGMPQAIITVSVMAALLPRISRAAHDDDPGAVRDDISQGLRNSAVAIVPVAFAFLALGVPMCTLLYASSGVQAAQSMGFILMAFGLGLIPYSVQYVVLRGFYAYEDTRTPFYNTVIVAAVNAAASAACYLLLPARWAVVGMAASYGLAYAVGVGVAWRRLRNKLGGDLDGSHVLRTYARLCLASVPAALAAGAVGFLLLKLLGEGAFGSLVALVFGGVVLLGVFFVAAKRMRIEELNAMVGMVRGRLGR
- a CDS encoding protein kinase family protein, translating into MAERSTAAVDVADNSGDDPLAAKAEKATTDGVAEAEDTAEQSADNKGSESKSAEQPTITTPELHSGHKLARRYRLEECVTRLDGFSSWRAVDEKLRRAVGVHILPADHPRARSVLAAARSSALLGDPRFVQVLDAVEENDLVYVVHEWLPDATELTALLAAGPMEAHDAYQLVSQLSQAMAAAHREGLAHLRLTPNAVLRSSTGQYRIRGLAVNAALRGISADRPQRTDTEAIGALLYAALTQRWPYESNAYGLTGLPKGIGLIAPDQVRAGVHRGLSELAMRALVNDGATASRQEPPCTTPDELAKAVGELPRIRPPEPAFTPPPEYQRTTYQQGTYGRPAAHAGPATPQPVVAPPAPLESRTGKALKWAVSALLIAALGLGSWQIADRLLDRDAANPDPGNTQTTDEDQNDKPKAPLPLAIQDAEEYAPDGKPQNAADVGNTYDDDSSSYWRTKYYLDGPDLVPSIKQGVGIVYDLGAAKEISAASIALRYGGPHTKVSLYAVDSLSPSGPVESMKKIATTQTNDSSAKLTMKEPVNSRYVLLWMTAMPYSPQDGVSGAGYKQAITDVKFSG
- the sigM gene encoding RNA polymerase sigma factor SigM, producing the protein MDNATLGDAGDQELLERHVAGDPDAFGELVRRHRDRLWAVALRTLGDREEAADAVQDALVSAFRAAHTFRGQSAVTTWLHRITVNACLDRARKAASRRTSPVDDTERLEQLLEPHESAEAPAERQDLHRELLAALARLPADQRAALVLVDMQGYPVAEAARVLDVPTGTVKSRCARGRARLLPMLTHLRSDTRGNSDLGEGRNRTPGASVPPASEARDAGPNDPAAVKGGGGRT
- a CDS encoding anti-sigma factor, with the protein product MTSTTGTAQHPDVSEISDLTEGLLSPTRQAAVRAHLEECPLCAEVRTSLEEIRGLLGTLPGPPRMPADIAGRIDAALAAEALLNATAPHDEPEHVSRETSPAEPAESGHLDRPAGHPRAATGPGRGYATRRRRRTALLGAAFGVAALGVSVVLLQSADTDGGAAMKAESGVSAADTSADFSEETLQARVHTLLAADATSKDDPPDVMKSEPREETGSSADTKEGPASPMRTASATVPPCIQKGTGRTDPALAAAPGTYEDTTVYLVVLPHLTDGTRVQAYVVDAACIDSAPSSKGKLLLTHAYSRP